Proteins encoded in a region of the Cytobacillus pseudoceanisediminis genome:
- a CDS encoding IS3 family transposase (programmed frameshift): MSKNIYNEFQMKELEKNPNVLRASERSISYSSEFKIKAVAEYKSGKTPSQIFIEQGFDLEMIGKEQPKRCLKRWRETFERFGEEGFLTERRGKGSTGRPSSKQLSIEEKLRKAEARIKFLEAENGLLKKAGRTRKAGVDEETILTAAEKFSLIEKTIRTYQLKKSVSYLCELAGVSRSGYYDWLKAAQLRAQRDEKDQLDIELIREIFISKKEKVGVLQIKMIMENDYSSVMNHKKIRRLMAKYNLVTKVRKANPYRKMAKATHEHRSCPNLLNREFNQEEPGKVLLTDITYLYFGKGQKAYLSCVKDGATKEIVAYHLSTSLEMDIVYKTLKKLKQAVGDHFHPEAILHSDQGFHYTHPQFQSKVKELGLIQSMSRKGNCWDNAPMESFFGHFKDLAEYKSLDNLGDVRKEVDRVIEEYNQHRYQWGLNKMTPGQYRGHLLAA; this comes from the exons ATGAGTAAGAATATCTATAATGAATTCCAAATGAAAGAGCTTGAAAAGAATCCTAATGTTTTGAGGGCTTCTGAGAGGTCAATCTCCTATAGTTCTGAATTTAAGATAAAAGCAGTGGCGGAGTACAAAAGTGGGAAAACACCATCGCAAATCTTTATTGAACAAGGCTTTGATCTCGAGATGATTGGCAAGGAACAGCCAAAACGTTGTCTTAAGCGTTGGAGAGAAACATTCGAAAGGTTCGGGGAGGAAGGTTTCCTTACGGAACGTCGAGGTAAAGGGAGCACTGGACGTCCTTCTTCTAAACAACTTTCCATTGAGGAGAAACTAAGGAAGGCTGAGGCAAGGATTAAATTCCTTGAGGCAGAGAATG GACTTCTTAAAAAAGCTGGAAGAACTAGAAAGGCAGGCGTTGATGAAGAAACGATTCTAACGGCAGCTGAGAAGTTTTCTTTAATTGAGAAAACCATCAGAACATATCAGTTGAAAAAATCTGTTTCCTACCTGTGTGAACTGGCAGGCGTAAGTCGAAGTGGCTACTATGATTGGCTGAAGGCAGCACAATTACGGGCACAACGTGACGAGAAGGATCAATTGGATATAGAGTTAATTCGAGAAATATTCATAAGTAAAAAAGAAAAAGTAGGTGTCCTCCAGATCAAAATGATTATGGAGAATGATTATTCATCGGTAATGAACCACAAAAAGATTAGGCGTCTGATGGCAAAATATAATCTTGTAACAAAAGTAAGGAAAGCCAATCCTTATCGTAAAATGGCTAAGGCAACCCATGAGCATCGATCTTGTCCCAACCTCCTTAACCGAGAATTTAATCAAGAAGAACCAGGAAAAGTCCTGCTTACTGACATTACTTATCTCTATTTCGGAAAGGGACAAAAAGCATACTTATCCTGCGTAAAAGATGGAGCTACCAAAGAAATTGTCGCTTATCATCTATCCACTTCGTTAGAAATGGATATTGTATATAAGACGCTTAAAAAGTTAAAACAAGCTGTTGGCGATCATTTTCATCCAGAAGCCATACTGCACTCTGACCAAGGTTTCCACTATACCCATCCCCAATTCCAAAGCAAAGTAAAAGAACTTGGCTTAATACAATCGATGTCCCGAAAGGGAAACTGTTGGGATAACGCACCAATGGAAAGTTTCTTTGGGCACTTTAAGGATTTAGCAGAGTATAAATCATTAGATAATTTAGGAGATGTTAGAAAAGAAGTGGATCGAGTGATTGAGGAATATAACCAGCATCGTTATCAATGGGGCTTAAATAAAATGACCCCGGGGCAATACCGGGGCCATTTACTAGCCGCATAG
- a CDS encoding catalase, with amino-acid sequence MAKNNDRNSANDQDVKRETLTTRQGHPVTDNQNIRTIGNRGPATLENYHFIEKISHFDREEVPERVVHARGAGAFGYFETYGKVGDEPVEKYTRAKVFSGAGKKTPLMVRFSTVAGAKDSPETARDPRGFAVKMYTEDGNWDLVGNNLKIFFIRDAMKFPDMIHAFKPDPVSNVSNPERMFDFVSRTPEATHMITFLFSPWGIPATYRHMQGSGVNTYKWVNEKGEAVLVKYHWEPKQGIRNLTQQEANEIQAKNVGHATQDLFESIKRGDYPEWELFVQIMEDDYHPELDFDPLDDTKLWPEDKFPWLPVGRMVLDRNPEDYHAEIEQAAFGTGVLVDGMDFSDDKMLQGRTFSYSDTQRYRVGANYLKLPVNAPKAPVRTNQQRGQMDTRDPKESGENPHINYEPSMKGGFKEAPEEGRTPHRPTYNAAAMSAPIDRPNNYGQAGHTYRSFEDWEREELIKNLSEALAVCDKRIQDAMFEHFTQADEDYGRRVKEGTEKVMKELLAMSGEEQVPGRDAGRSKYGQGSIAENEAAKEAVEKSRETDPY; translated from the coding sequence TTGGCAAAGAATAATGATAGGAATTCAGCAAATGATCAAGATGTAAAGCGTGAGACGCTGACGACTCGGCAGGGACATCCTGTTACTGATAACCAAAACATCCGTACGATAGGCAATCGGGGACCAGCGACCTTGGAGAATTACCATTTCATTGAGAAAATCTCCCATTTTGACAGGGAAGAAGTACCGGAGCGTGTGGTTCACGCAAGAGGAGCAGGGGCATTCGGTTACTTTGAGACATACGGAAAAGTTGGGGATGAGCCGGTCGAAAAGTATACACGCGCAAAGGTTTTTTCTGGTGCAGGGAAGAAGACGCCATTGATGGTACGCTTTTCTACCGTTGCAGGGGCAAAAGATTCACCGGAAACGGCTCGTGATCCGCGCGGCTTTGCAGTAAAAATGTACACAGAGGATGGAAACTGGGATTTAGTCGGTAATAACCTGAAAATCTTCTTTATCCGGGATGCGATGAAATTCCCTGATATGATTCACGCCTTCAAGCCTGATCCTGTTTCAAATGTGTCAAATCCCGAGCGGATGTTTGACTTTGTATCCAGGACACCTGAGGCCACACACATGATTACATTCTTGTTTTCACCTTGGGGAATACCCGCTACATACCGTCATATGCAAGGCTCCGGCGTCAATACGTATAAATGGGTGAATGAAAAAGGGGAAGCGGTACTGGTGAAATATCACTGGGAGCCGAAGCAGGGCATCCGCAACCTGACACAGCAAGAGGCAAACGAAATTCAGGCGAAAAATGTCGGTCATGCCACACAGGATTTATTTGAGTCAATTAAACGGGGAGATTATCCTGAATGGGAGCTATTTGTACAGATTATGGAGGATGATTACCATCCTGAACTGGATTTTGATCCCCTTGATGATACAAAGCTTTGGCCGGAAGATAAGTTCCCTTGGCTTCCTGTTGGCCGTATGGTTCTTGATCGCAATCCAGAGGATTATCATGCAGAGATTGAGCAGGCTGCCTTCGGTACAGGGGTACTCGTTGACGGAATGGATTTTTCTGATGATAAGATGCTTCAGGGCCGGACATTCTCTTATTCCGATACACAGCGCTATCGCGTAGGGGCAAACTATCTGAAATTACCGGTGAACGCGCCGAAAGCACCTGTTCGCACAAACCAGCAGCGCGGCCAAATGGATACTCGTGACCCTAAAGAATCGGGAGAAAATCCGCATATTAACTATGAGCCATCGATGAAGGGCGGCTTCAAGGAAGCACCTGAGGAAGGGCGCACACCGCATCGGCCAACCTATAATGCTGCAGCCATGAGCGCACCTATCGATCGTCCAAATAATTATGGTCAGGCAGGCCATACATATCGGAGCTTTGAAGATTGGGAGCGCGAGGAATTAATCAAAAACCTCTCTGAAGCACTGGCGGTATGTGACAAACGTATTCAGGATGCTATGTTTGAGCATTTCACACAGGCTGATGAAGATTATGGACGCCGTGTGAAGGAAGGAACCGAGAAAGTCATGAAAGAATTGCTGGCAATGAGCGGGGAAGAGCAAGTGCCTGGCCGAGACGCTGGAAGATCCAAATATGGCCAGGGTTCGATTGCTGAAAACGAGGCAGCAAAGGAAGCTGTTGAGAAAAGCCGTGAAACGGATCCATATTAA
- a CDS encoding nucleoside hydrolase: protein MAKRKTKKILLFCDPGIDDSLAIIYTLLDPNLELVGLVTSYGNVTEDQATANAYYLLDLAGQKNIPIIPGAAQPVQQEKVTYYPDIHGAEGIGPIQPPADMKYQTYPFDTIGILIEKYQKDLIIVDTGRSTSLAIAFILFDEQIKQVGAFYIMGGAFFVPGNVTPLAEANFYGDPTSSNYICKYANNLTITPLNVTEFALLTMETVEYVTNTATNPFTILLKPIFEYYYKAYQKLVPGIQGAPIHDLLTIMIINNPAIADYIYYDVSVIDGTVEGKGLSYIDIRPGSQKGKTRIAVKLDYDGFINEFLKVMLG, encoded by the coding sequence ATGGCGAAAAGAAAAACGAAGAAAATTTTATTATTTTGTGACCCTGGAATTGACGACTCTCTAGCGATCATTTATACATTGCTGGATCCGAATCTTGAACTGGTCGGACTTGTTACAAGCTATGGAAATGTAACTGAGGACCAGGCAACAGCAAATGCTTATTATCTGCTAGATCTGGCTGGACAAAAAAATATTCCTATTATTCCTGGTGCTGCTCAGCCTGTTCAGCAGGAAAAAGTTACGTACTATCCGGATATCCATGGAGCCGAAGGGATTGGACCTATTCAGCCTCCTGCTGATATGAAATATCAAACCTATCCATTTGATACAATAGGTATCCTTATTGAAAAGTATCAGAAAGACTTGATTATTGTTGATACCGGAAGATCTACTAGCTTGGCGATAGCTTTTATACTCTTTGACGAACAGATCAAGCAAGTGGGAGCTTTTTATATCATGGGCGGTGCTTTCTTTGTTCCCGGGAACGTTACACCTCTTGCGGAAGCCAACTTTTATGGTGACCCTACCTCTTCCAATTACATTTGTAAATATGCCAATAACCTTACGATTACACCTCTAAATGTAACAGAATTCGCCTTATTGACCATGGAAACAGTGGAATATGTAACTAATACAGCTACAAACCCTTTCACCATTTTATTAAAACCTATTTTCGAGTACTATTATAAAGCTTATCAGAAGCTGGTTCCCGGGATTCAAGGAGCCCCTATTCACGATCTGCTTACTATCATGATCATTAATAATCCTGCTATAGCAGACTACATTTATTACGACGTAAGTGTTATAGATGGAACTGTAGAGGGAAAGGGTCTATCATACATCGATATCCGGCCCGGCAGCCAGAAGGGAAAGACCAGAATAGCCGTTAAACTTGACTACGATGGCTTTATCAATGAGTTTCTCAAAGTTATGCTTGGATAA